The following are encoded in a window of bacterium SCSIO 12643 genomic DNA:
- the greA gene encoding transcription elongation factor GreA yields MSEISYFTAEGLAAAKAELEKMEKVERPFITRQIAEARDKGDLSENAEYHAAKESQGLLEAKIARLKNELSNARILDDSNLDTSKVLILSKVKIKNLTNNMEMTYTLVAPQEANLAAGKISVKSPIGKGLLGCSVGDIAEVKVPTGLMKFEILEISR; encoded by the coding sequence ATGTCGGAGATTTCATATTTTACAGCGGAAGGACTAGCTGCAGCAAAAGCTGAGTTGGAGAAAATGGAAAAGGTAGAAAGGCCTTTTATTACACGTCAAATTGCAGAAGCTAGAGATAAGGGAGATTTATCTGAGAATGCAGAATACCATGCTGCGAAAGAATCTCAGGGATTGTTAGAAGCTAAGATAGCGCGCTTAAAAAATGAGTTAAGTAATGCAAGAATATTGGATGATTCAAATTTGGACACATCGAAGGTTTTGATACTTTCAAAAGTGAAAATTAAGAATCTGACCAATAACATGGAAATGACTTACACGCTAGTAGCTCCTCAAGAGGCAAATTTAGCTGCAGGAAAGATATCTGTAAAGTCACCAATTGGAAAAGGTTTGTTAGGTTGTTCGGTAGGAGATATCGCTGAAGTAAAAGTCCCAACTGGTTTAATGAAATTTGAAATTCTGGAGATTTCGAGATAA
- a CDS encoding glycosyltransferase, with the protein MNIYLIISIVVLLSYGSLLWWFRRGIGNLNEKTSNTDKPSISVIVALKNEEKNVRSMVRSLNEIDYPDELLEIILVNDHSTDGTQERLNAFQSNAIQVYLNEGKGKKSAILTGVKKAKGDWIAVTDADCKVPQLWLKSLTKSITRQIKMVLGPVFIQNESKGFLEIFQQIEFLGLQGATAGSAGVEHPISANGANMLFHKVTFNEIQPYEDNIDLNTGDDQFLMMKMVSEKGAEAVTYCWEQNASVLTKAVPTWSKYFTQRIRWASKGTAYKDLTIVSIGALVILSSLWVGISIVFGLSSRDYLLSLGVLGGKLLIDLIIIKPTLKLAQGKVSFFQYLFSGIFYPFVVVVSALAGIFRRI; encoded by the coding sequence ATGAACATTTATCTGATCATATCGATAGTTGTTCTTTTGAGCTATGGCTCATTATTATGGTGGTTTCGAAGAGGCATTGGGAATCTGAATGAGAAAACGAGTAATACAGATAAACCATCTATAAGTGTAATTGTAGCTCTTAAAAATGAAGAGAAAAATGTTCGGAGCATGGTGCGATCCTTGAATGAAATAGATTACCCAGATGAATTGTTGGAAATTATTTTAGTAAATGATCATTCTACTGATGGAACCCAAGAAAGGTTAAATGCATTCCAATCAAATGCAATTCAGGTATACTTAAATGAAGGTAAGGGTAAAAAATCCGCAATACTCACCGGGGTAAAAAAAGCAAAAGGTGACTGGATCGCGGTGACTGATGCAGATTGTAAAGTGCCACAGCTTTGGTTGAAATCATTGACCAAATCAATAACGAGACAAATCAAAATGGTTTTAGGTCCGGTATTTATTCAAAATGAAAGTAAGGGATTTCTGGAAATATTCCAGCAAATAGAGTTTTTAGGCCTTCAGGGAGCAACAGCTGGTTCAGCTGGGGTAGAACATCCAATATCTGCAAATGGCGCAAATATGTTGTTTCATAAAGTGACCTTTAATGAAATTCAGCCATATGAAGATAATATCGATTTGAACACAGGAGATGATCAATTCCTAATGATGAAGATGGTGTCCGAAAAAGGTGCAGAAGCCGTAACTTATTGTTGGGAACAAAATGCAAGTGTTTTAACGAAAGCAGTTCCAACCTGGAGTAAGTATTTTACACAAAGAATTAGATGGGCATCCAAAGGAACCGCATATAAAGATTTAACCATAGTCTCTATTGGGGCTTTGGTGATATTATCTTCTTTGTGGGTGGGAATCAGTATTGTTTTTGGTTTGAGTAGTAGAGATTATTTATTAAGTCTTGGTGTTCTGGGGGGGAAGCTCCTTATAGATTTAATAATCATAAAACCCACTTTGAAGTTAGCACAGGGCAAAGTCAGTTTCTTCCAGTATCTATTCTCAGGGATATTTTACCCTTTCGTAGTGGTTGTTTCAGCTTTAGCTGGAATTTTTAGAAGAATTTAA
- a CDS encoding HIT family protein, producing MASIFTKIINGEIPSYRIAEDEKFYAFLDISPLVKGHTLVVPKLEEDYIFDLDDDILRDMMIFCKKVSEAIKTAYPCDRVGVSVIGLEVPHAHVHLIPINEMNDMNFAQPKLKLSPEEFEEIAERIRQKF from the coding sequence ATGGCGAGTATTTTTACAAAGATCATTAATGGAGAAATTCCTTCGTATAGAATTGCGGAGGATGAAAAGTTTTATGCTTTCTTAGATATTTCACCATTAGTTAAGGGACATACACTAGTTGTGCCAAAACTTGAAGAGGATTATATTTTCGATTTAGACGATGATATTTTGAGAGATATGATGATCTTTTGTAAAAAAGTATCAGAGGCGATTAAGACTGCTTACCCTTGTGATCGAGTTGGTGTTAGTGTGATTGGTCTGGAAGTGCCACATGCTCACGTTCATTTGATTCCAATTAATGAAATGAATGATATGAACTTTGCACAACCAAAATTGAAATTGAGTCCAGAAGAGTTTGAAGAAATCGCAGAACGAATTAGACAAAAGTTTTAA
- a CDS encoding flippase-like domain-containing protein: protein MKSTNKNNLYRFLGITLKVLMLGLTIWFIYERIFTTKNLVEIRDYFKSHLFNTSRLWMFILSLILMLFNWGVEAIKWRLLILKIENISIIQSFKAILSGVTVSVFTPNRIGEYAGRVVYIQNADRIKVALITVITSLSQLTITLLLGALALLFYLSDYHGDIIGDLSIYIGVQLYIVFLVLSLLVFLNTSVISLILSKIKFLADRFKKYIDVFAYYSQVELAQTLLLSLIRYIIFSIQYYLLLCFFDVDITIAQALILIPVYFITLTAIPSITLAELGIREVVAITVFSVVAENELGMVSTSFVIWLINLALPALIGMIFVLRAKLFKD, encoded by the coding sequence ATGAAGTCCACAAATAAAAACAATCTCTATCGATTTCTGGGTATAACCCTTAAGGTGTTGATGCTGGGCTTGACTATATGGTTTATTTACGAAAGGATATTTACCACTAAAAACCTGGTTGAGATTAGAGATTATTTTAAGTCTCATTTATTTAATACCAGTCGACTTTGGATGTTTATTCTCAGTTTGATCTTGATGTTGTTTAATTGGGGTGTTGAAGCCATTAAATGGAGACTGTTGATTTTAAAAATTGAAAATATTTCTATTATTCAATCTTTTAAAGCCATATTATCTGGGGTTACGGTGAGTGTATTTACTCCAAATAGGATTGGAGAATATGCGGGTAGAGTGGTTTATATTCAAAATGCGGATAGAATTAAGGTGGCACTGATTACAGTAATTACCAGTTTAAGCCAGTTAACCATTACACTTTTATTAGGCGCCTTGGCTCTGTTATTTTACCTAAGCGATTACCACGGAGATATTATTGGTGATTTATCCATTTATATTGGAGTACAGTTATACATCGTTTTTCTCGTTTTGAGTCTGTTGGTATTCTTAAATACATCGGTAATTAGTTTGATACTATCTAAAATCAAATTTTTGGCCGATAGATTTAAAAAGTACATTGATGTGTTTGCATATTATTCTCAGGTGGAATTGGCCCAAACTTTACTGTTAAGTTTAATCAGGTATATCATATTTTCCATACAATATTACCTTCTTTTATGCTTTTTCGATGTAGATATAACCATTGCTCAGGCCTTAATTCTAATTCCTGTATACTTTATTACCTTAACTGCTATTCCATCAATTACTCTGGCAGAGTTGGGGATTAGAGAAGTGGTTGCCATTACCGTCTTTTCAGTAGTGGCGGAAAATGAGCTGGGGATGGTTTCTACATCCTTTGTCATTTGGTTAATTAACCTGGCATTACCTGCACTTATTGGAATGATTTTCGTTTTACGCGCTAAATTGTTTAAAGATTAA
- a CDS encoding T9SS type A sorting domain-containing protein: protein MVKVRDIMKFRVTILATMAILISSTSFGREYQGNYKRSGGGSGDATAANCAPPVNSNELSINNVRALIQTGGDMWWDLVGVPRYEVPKGSGRTALFAGSLWLGGRDASGQLKVAALRFRQRGMDFWTGPLNTVTAEIDPTTCDQWDVHFRSTRQEVDAFVQRDAIPNYVTPEFIKTWPAHGDPSKGEDTYLAPFIDVDGDGFYNYENGDYPGYDLSGNVDCQGQLLNVYGDENLWWIFNDKGNIHTETGGQAIGMEIRAQAFSFATNDEVNNMTFYNYELVNRSSFDLRDTYFGFWVDADLGNAQDDYVGCDVERGLGFAYNGDEFDDDNSGRPGYGENPPAIGVDFFQGPFQDSDGKDNCLCDNYVDAIADDGIVYDGSGVGYGDGIPDNERLGMRAFLYHINNQDPRVGDPDVASDYYNFLRSVWKDNSDMVYGGTGHRNSAGAVQPLVQANYMFPGDSDPKGWGTGGNVQAPWTEVTAGNVPADRRFVQSAGPFALAPGAVNNITVGVVWARASTGGAAASVQAMKQADTKTQALFDNCFQLLDGPDAPVVNITEMDEQLVFQLDNFAGNNVNESYFEVDPFIVPPTDSIQDENGDWISKDDDPILFDSLVTEYKSYRFQGYQVYQLKDGTVSAADLYDEDLAKLVFQCDIKDGVTRLINYRFDLDLQAVVPELRVDNAANDGVYKTFTLTEDLFALGDRKMVNYRTYYYMAIAYAHNNYKEYSQTVDGLDGQRTPYLPSRKAPTGPIIRYSAIPHKTDMQNGGQVLNSSYGDHVPVVRIEGLGNNGHFLEMDQASIDEAMSGAPYRVANPKYNVGNVTGATSTPIAVKVVDPLQVKAGDYTIMYKDSNNAGLQEAYWILFGGALGTDTIVSKSKISGQKEELIPELGISVTIKDVENAWYDKFNNGYIGARVIYDDYNKQWLSGVPSLDGNTYQNWIRSGLNAEQGQEAYFDYDVTVNSNGNRETDRAIDPEEVYEAVIDGTWAPFRLASWNIHAPGATRGGTSDAQKLSLFKEMFRGLPSSGQAVNAGYQLAYLNGVDIVFTSDKSKWTRCVVVEMQDDPTLAEGNAAKLDPRAAPSVDKAGLSAGEAGYNPAEGDLISPTGMGWFPGYAIDIETGERLNMAFGEDSYIVSENGNDMIWNPTDKITEGQTSNNIRFGGKHYVFVFRNNDVEEQLHQVPLDYNDPANRMPSYDQGEFMHAKLALGDKNNFYHVYRAAMWVGLPLLEFNQELLSNKAVVQLRVNKQHSLYSPGEKLSIGAPLEKGVEYLVEKGPVRYNNVEYVRGQNIIGVDNTTVLQGTSSTGDDIVDNVTKTINGGRPTYNFSLTGLEAKTNVSEVVSNALGKIRVVPNPYYAYSEYEQDKNDFKVRVTNLPQKCKVRIYTLNGVLVREFTKDDDSITYIEWDLKNHARIPVASGMYIVHVEVPGVGETILKWFGAMRPVDLDSF from the coding sequence ATGGTTAAAGTTAGAGATATTATGAAGTTTAGAGTTACCATATTGGCAACTATGGCAATATTGATTTCCTCTACATCTTTCGGAAGAGAGTATCAAGGGAATTATAAAAGATCAGGCGGAGGAAGTGGAGATGCAACAGCGGCAAACTGTGCACCTCCGGTGAATTCAAATGAGTTATCAATCAATAATGTTAGAGCATTGATCCAAACCGGTGGAGATATGTGGTGGGATCTTGTTGGTGTACCTAGATATGAGGTGCCAAAGGGGTCTGGTAGAACTGCATTATTTGCTGGGTCTTTATGGCTTGGTGGTCGTGATGCTTCTGGACAGTTAAAAGTAGCTGCTTTGAGATTCCGTCAAAGAGGTATGGATTTCTGGACAGGTCCTTTGAATACAGTTACTGCGGAGATTGATCCGACAACCTGTGATCAATGGGATGTACATTTTAGATCTACGCGTCAAGAGGTGGATGCATTCGTTCAAAGAGATGCTATTCCAAACTATGTGACTCCTGAGTTTATTAAAACCTGGCCTGCGCATGGTGATCCTTCAAAAGGTGAGGATACTTATTTAGCACCATTTATTGATGTGGATGGAGACGGATTTTATAACTATGAAAATGGTGACTATCCTGGTTATGACTTATCTGGTAATGTAGATTGTCAAGGTCAGTTATTGAATGTGTATGGTGATGAGAACTTATGGTGGATTTTTAACGATAAGGGAAATATTCATACTGAAACTGGAGGTCAGGCGATCGGTATGGAAATTCGTGCTCAGGCTTTCTCATTCGCAACGAATGATGAAGTAAATAACATGACTTTCTATAACTATGAGTTGGTTAACCGTTCTTCTTTTGATTTAAGAGATACATATTTTGGATTCTGGGTAGATGCAGATTTAGGTAATGCGCAGGATGATTATGTAGGTTGTGATGTTGAAAGAGGTTTAGGATTTGCATATAACGGTGACGAGTTTGATGATGATAATTCAGGTCGTCCAGGTTATGGAGAGAATCCTCCGGCAATTGGTGTGGATTTCTTCCAGGGACCTTTCCAGGATAGCGATGGTAAAGACAACTGTTTATGTGATAACTATGTGGATGCAATAGCTGATGATGGTATTGTATACGATGGTAGTGGAGTTGGTTACGGTGATGGAATTCCTGATAATGAAAGATTGGGTATGAGAGCTTTCTTATACCACATTAATAACCAAGATCCAAGAGTTGGTGATCCTGATGTAGCTTCAGATTACTATAACTTCTTGAGAAGTGTATGGAAAGATAATTCAGACATGGTTTATGGTGGTACTGGACATAGAAATAGTGCTGGAGCCGTACAACCATTGGTTCAAGCGAATTATATGTTCCCTGGAGATTCTGATCCAAAAGGATGGGGTACTGGAGGTAATGTTCAAGCTCCTTGGACTGAGGTTACAGCAGGTAACGTACCAGCTGATAGACGTTTCGTTCAATCTGCAGGTCCTTTCGCTTTAGCACCTGGAGCTGTGAATAATATTACTGTAGGTGTTGTATGGGCGAGAGCTTCAACAGGTGGTGCTGCTGCGTCAGTTCAAGCTATGAAGCAAGCGGATACTAAAACACAAGCATTGTTTGATAACTGTTTCCAATTATTGGATGGTCCTGATGCTCCGGTAGTAAATATTACTGAAATGGATGAGCAATTGGTGTTCCAATTAGACAATTTCGCTGGAAACAATGTAAATGAAAGTTATTTTGAAGTGGATCCATTTATTGTTCCACCTACAGATTCTATTCAAGATGAAAATGGAGATTGGATCTCTAAGGATGATGACCCAATTTTATTTGATTCTTTAGTTACTGAATACAAAAGTTACAGATTCCAGGGATATCAAGTTTATCAATTGAAAGATGGAACTGTATCAGCAGCTGATTTATACGATGAAGATTTAGCAAAGTTGGTATTCCAATGTGATATTAAAGATGGAGTAACAAGATTAATCAATTATAGATTTGATTTAGATCTTCAAGCTGTAGTTCCGGAATTGAGAGTAGATAATGCTGCAAATGATGGAGTATACAAAACATTCACTCTAACCGAAGATTTATTCGCATTAGGTGATAGAAAAATGGTTAATTATAGAACGTATTACTATATGGCTATTGCTTATGCTCACAATAATTATAAAGAGTATAGTCAGACTGTGGATGGGTTAGATGGACAAAGAACTCCATACTTACCAAGTAGAAAGGCTCCTACTGGACCAATTATTAGATATTCTGCAATTCCGCACAAAACTGATATGCAAAATGGCGGTCAGGTATTAAATTCTTCATACGGAGACCATGTACCGGTTGTAAGAATTGAAGGTCTTGGAAACAATGGACATTTCTTAGAAATGGATCAGGCAAGTATTGATGAAGCAATGAGTGGTGCGCCATATAGAGTAGCAAATCCAAAATATAATGTTGGAAATGTTACAGGAGCGACAAGTACTCCTATTGCTGTAAAAGTTGTAGATCCGTTACAAGTAAAAGCAGGTGATTATACTATTATGTATAAAGACTCTAATAATGCTGGTTTACAGGAAGCATACTGGATTTTATTTGGAGGTGCTTTAGGAACTGATACCATCGTATCAAAATCGAAGATTTCTGGTCAAAAAGAAGAATTGATTCCTGAATTAGGTATTTCTGTTACGATTAAAGATGTAGAGAATGCGTGGTATGATAAATTCAATAATGGTTATATCGGAGCACGTGTGATCTATGATGATTATAATAAGCAATGGTTATCTGGAGTTCCAAGTTTAGATGGTAATACTTACCAAAACTGGATTCGTTCAGGATTGAATGCTGAACAAGGACAAGAGGCTTATTTTGATTATGATGTGACTGTAAACAGTAATGGTAACCGTGAGACTGATAGAGCAATTGATCCGGAGGAAGTTTATGAAGCGGTAATCGATGGAACCTGGGCTCCATTTAGATTAGCATCGTGGAACATTCATGCTCCTGGTGCGACTCGCGGAGGAACCTCTGATGCGCAAAAACTGTCATTGTTTAAAGAAATGTTTAGAGGATTACCATCATCTGGACAAGCGGTTAACGCTGGGTATCAATTGGCGTACTTAAATGGTGTGGATATCGTATTCACAAGTGATAAGTCAAAATGGACGCGTTGTGTGGTTGTAGAAATGCAAGATGATCCAACACTAGCTGAAGGAAATGCTGCTAAACTTGATCCAAGGGCTGCTCCTTCGGTTGATAAAGCTGGTTTATCTGCTGGTGAGGCTGGATATAATCCAGCAGAAGGAGATTTAATTTCGCCAACTGGAATGGGATGGTTCCCAGGATATGCCATCGATATTGAAACTGGAGAGCGTTTAAATATGGCATTCGGTGAAGATTCTTATATAGTGTCTGAAAACGGAAATGACATGATTTGGAATCCAACTGATAAGATTACAGAAGGACAAACAAGTAACAATATCCGTTTTGGTGGTAAGCATTATGTATTTGTATTCCGTAACAATGATGTGGAAGAGCAATTACATCAGGTGCCATTAGATTATAATGACCCTGCAAATAGAATGCCTTCTTACGATCAAGGTGAGTTTATGCATGCGAAGTTGGCTTTAGGTGATAAAAACAATTTCTACCATGTATATCGTGCAGCAATGTGGGTTGGTTTACCATTGTTAGAATTCAACCAGGAATTATTATCTAACAAAGCAGTAGTGCAACTACGTGTGAACAAACAACATTCGTTATACTCTCCAGGAGAAAAATTAAGTATTGGAGCTCCATTAGAAAAAGGTGTAGAATACTTGGTAGAAAAAGGGCCAGTTAGATATAACAATGTTGAGTATGTACGTGGTCAAAATATCATCGGAGTAGATAATACAACAGTATTACAAGGTACATCTAGTACTGGTGATGATATCGTTGATAACGTGACTAAGACAATCAATGGAGGTCGTCCAACTTATAACTTCTCATTAACAGGGTTAGAAGCGAAGACTAACGTATCTGAAGTAGTTTCAAATGCATTGGGTAAAATTAGAGTGGTTCCAAATCCATACTATGCTTACTCTGAGTACGAGCAAGACAAAAACGACTTTAAAGTTCGCGTAACTAATCTTCCTCAAAAATGTAAGGTAAGAATCTATACATTAAATGGTGTGTTAGTACGTGAGTTTACGAAAGATGACGACTCGATCACTTATATAGAGTGGGACTTGAAAAACCACGCTAGAATTCCGGTTGCAAGTGGTATGTACATTGTTCATGTAGAGGTTCCTGGAGTTGGGGAGACAATCCTTAAATGGTTCGGAGCGATGAGACCTGTTGATTTAGATTCATTTTAA
- the ruvC gene encoding crossover junction endodeoxyribonuclease RuvC, with protein sequence MTTEKIILGIDPGTTIMGYGIIIIKGKKAELLTLGVIHLQKLPSHGAKLRRIFERTLGLIDEFHPDEVALEAPFFGKNVQSMLKLGRAQGVAMAAAVYRDLPIFEYAPRKIKQSITGNGTASKEQVASMLQSILKLKKEDLPKHLDATDGLAAALCHFFQGNSVVKGKSYSGWESFVKNNPQKVSKGR encoded by the coding sequence TTGACTACGGAAAAGATAATATTAGGAATTGATCCCGGAACGACTATCATGGGTTATGGTATCATTATAATAAAGGGGAAAAAGGCCGAACTATTAACTTTAGGAGTTATTCATCTTCAAAAGCTGCCGAGTCATGGTGCCAAGTTGAGACGAATTTTTGAAAGAACTCTAGGGCTAATTGATGAATTCCATCCAGATGAAGTCGCTCTGGAAGCCCCATTTTTCGGTAAGAATGTTCAATCCATGCTGAAACTTGGACGTGCTCAGGGCGTGGCTATGGCCGCAGCAGTTTATAGAGATTTACCCATATTTGAATACGCCCCTAGAAAAATCAAACAATCTATAACCGGAAACGGAACAGCATCTAAGGAACAGGTAGCTTCAATGCTCCAAAGCATTTTAAAACTTAAAAAGGAAGACCTACCAAAACATCTGGATGCTACAGATGGATTAGCAGCTGCGCTATGTCATTTCTTTCAGGGTAATTCTGTTGTTAAAGGAAAATCTTATTCAGGATGGGAGTCATTTGTCAAAAACAACCCCCAGAAAGTCTCAAAAGGACGTTAA
- a CDS encoding PorV/PorQ family protein has protein sequence MSIKYNKVRLFTVALALMFVTPGLQAGNKDRIGSSGGEQVKINPWARSGSYSNANSASVVGVEATFLNVSGLAMTKKMDLNFNYSSWLGGSGIGISSFGYGQRLGDYSVVAAGFQSMDFGDIHRTTTDLPDGAGTFNAQYSTFYLSYAREFSNSIYAGVTTKVISEGISNANASAVAFDFGIRYVTGKNENIKFGIALKNIGSQMKFEGDGFSTLTTIDSKVFTVSQRTQGVELPSILNIGLTYDYLIGELSNSDSTGVRAMHRISPAINFMSNSFGKDQISFGIEYAFKEFVMARLGYLYEDQVTDASLSTLAYSGPSGGITVALPVNKTGSTLDIDYGYRATRNFSGTHTIGLRLNL, from the coding sequence ATGAGTATAAAATATAATAAAGTTAGATTATTCACAGTGGCCTTGGCTCTGATGTTTGTAACACCAGGCCTTCAGGCAGGTAATAAGGATCGAATAGGTTCAAGTGGTGGGGAGCAAGTGAAGATTAATCCTTGGGCGAGAAGTGGAAGTTATTCAAATGCCAATTCAGCGAGTGTTGTTGGCGTTGAAGCTACGTTCTTAAATGTATCAGGTTTAGCAATGACCAAGAAAATGGATTTGAATTTCAACTATTCTTCTTGGTTAGGAGGATCTGGGATTGGTATCAGTTCATTTGGATATGGTCAAAGACTTGGTGATTATAGTGTTGTAGCGGCTGGATTCCAATCAATGGATTTTGGAGATATTCATAGAACCACAACAGATTTACCTGATGGAGCTGGAACCTTTAACGCGCAGTACAGTACATTTTACTTATCATATGCGAGAGAGTTTTCAAATAGTATTTATGCTGGTGTAACTACTAAAGTAATTTCTGAAGGAATCTCTAATGCTAATGCTTCTGCTGTAGCGTTCGATTTTGGTATTCGTTATGTGACTGGTAAAAATGAAAATATCAAATTCGGTATAGCATTAAAGAACATTGGTTCTCAAATGAAGTTCGAAGGAGATGGATTCTCAACTTTAACTACAATTGATAGTAAGGTGTTCACTGTTTCTCAAAGAACACAAGGTGTGGAGTTACCATCTATTTTGAACATTGGTTTGACATACGATTATCTAATTGGAGAATTATCTAATTCAGATTCAACTGGAGTTCGTGCAATGCATAGAATTTCACCAGCAATTAACTTCATGTCAAACTCGTTTGGGAAAGACCAAATCAGTTTCGGTATTGAGTATGCATTTAAAGAATTTGTGATGGCTCGTTTAGGTTATTTATACGAAGATCAAGTTACCGATGCGAGTTTATCTACTTTGGCTTATTCAGGTCCTTCAGGAGGTATTACAGTAGCATTACCGGTAAATAAAACGGGTAGTACTTTGGATATCGATTATGGATATCGAGCAACCAGAAACTTCTCTGGAACGCATACGATTGGTCTTAGATTGAACCTGTAG